A single Brassica rapa cultivar Chiifu-401-42 chromosome A04, CAAS_Brap_v3.01, whole genome shotgun sequence DNA region contains:
- the LOC103863411 gene encoding cytokinin riboside 5'-monophosphate phosphoribohydrolase LOG4, translating into MEVNNDTMQKSKFGRICVFCGSSQGKKGSYQDAAVDLGNELVSRNIDLVYGGGSIGLMGIVSQVVHDGGRHVIGVIPKTLMPRELTGETVGEVRAVADMHQRKAEMARHSDAFIALPGGYGTLEELLEVITWAQLGIHDKPVGLLNVDGYYSSLLSFIDKAVEEGFISPNARQIIISAPTAKELVKKLEEYSPCHESVASKLCWEIERIGYSSED; encoded by the exons ATGGAAGTCAACAACGATACTATGCAAAAGTCAAAGTTTGGAAGAATCTGTGTGTTTTGTGGAAGCAGCCAAGGCAAGAAGGGTAGCTACCAAGATGCTGCTGTGGATCTAGGCAACGAATTG GTTTCAAGGAACATTGATCTAGTCTATGGAGGTGGAAGCATAGGTTTGATGGGTATTGTTTCACAAGTTGTTCATGATGGTGGTCGTCATGTTATTGG AGTTATTCCCAAGACACTCATGCCTAGAGAG TTGACGGGTGAAACAGTAGGAGAAGTAAGAGCAGTTGCAGATATGCATCAAAGAAAAGCAGAGATGGCTAGACACTCTGATGCTTTTATTGCCTTACCAG GTGGATATGGAACACTTGAAGAACTGTTGGAGGTCATAACATGGGCTCAACTTGGGATACATGACAAACCG GTGGGTTTGCTTAATGTTGATGGATACTACAGCTCTTTGCTCTCCTTCATTGATAAAGCTGTTGAAGAAGGATTCATCAGTCCAAACGCACGCCAGATCATAATCTCTGCACCTACGGCTAAGGAGCTTGTAAAGAAGCTTGAG GAATATTCACCTTGTCATGAAAGTGTTGCTTCTAAGCTTTGTTGGGAGATCGAGCGGATTGGCTACTCTTCTGAAGACTGA
- the LOC103863417 gene encoding 60S ribosomal protein L12-2, whose protein sequence is MPPKLDPSQIVDVYVRVTGGEVGAASSLAPKIGPLGLAPKKIGEDIAKETAKEWKGLRVTVKLTVQNRQAKVTVVPSAAALVIKALKEPERDRKKVKNIKHNGNISFDDVIEIARIMRPRSIAKELSGTVREILGTCVSVGCTVDGKDPKDLQQEIQEGEIEIPEN, encoded by the coding sequence ATGCCGCCCAAGTTGGACCCGAGCCAGATCGTCGACGTCTACGTCCGCGTGACCGGAGGAGAAGTCGGAGCCGCCAGTTCCCTCGCCCCCAAGATCGGTCCCCTCGGTCTCGCCCCAAAGAAGATCGGAGAAGACATCGCCAAGGAGACAGCCAAAGAGTGGAAAGGACTCCGCGTCACCGTCAAGCTCACCGTTCAGAACCGTCAGGCGAAAGTCACGGTGGTTCCGTCCGCCGCTGCTCTCGTCATCAAGGCCTTGAAGGAGCCGGAGAGAGACAGGAAGAAGGTGAAGAACATCAAGCACAATGGCAACATTTCGTTTGATGACGTGATCGAGATCGCTAGGATCATGAGGCCTAGGTCGATTGCGAAGGAGCTGAGCGGGACTGTGAGGGAGATTCTGGGGACGTGTGTGTCTGTTGGGTGCACTGTTGATGGGAAGGACCCCAAGGATCTTCAGCAGGAGATTCAGGAGGGTGAGATTGAGATCCCTGAGAACTAA
- the LOC103863415 gene encoding uncharacterized protein LOC103863415, with protein MGVELKLTPTSFRRRVILRALVIVFAFSVVSIIRNLNGAYQGETHLHHRPRKVDDCAVNFAFLGPFLFSGNGFLSSTFLKPVWNFIESDKCKKNIDLTTQVVAELKGLNLLRNDARALCIGRRSVSALLAMNLQGISDARVSHAPPVFAFKHRKFTSELRYDDASFGFVFSMDLETVSVPASLVYEIERVLKPGGTGAMLVGSDSNGLVRSVSPVSSLLKNSSVVHVASLGEQVLIVFRRHGEDSFGLDQSHHHHLPGDCSSVLNSRPYIGLLEPLLEEKRSDFERRIHYLPEFIDVSSRKRLVYIDIGAADHLTPRSDWFFPSYPIDKKAFNSYFVHHNTSILTSYVKSPGVTFIYHPGLAGTVASRGEEEEEPFVEDDSFDFLAWFKETASFADFLVLKMNTSEAELKFLSELIKTGAICSVDELFLHCNGYGDCNSVIKSLRSSGVFVHQWWED; from the coding sequence aTGGGCGTTGAGCTGAAACTAACGCCCACCTCCTTCCGTAGGCGCGTGATCCTACGCGCTCTCGTGATCGTTTTCGCTTTCTCCGTCGTATCCATCATACGAAACCTCAACGGAGCATACCAAGGAGAGACTCACCTCCACCACCGCCCGCGTAAGGTCGATGACTGCGCGGTGAACTTCGCGTTCCTCGGTCCGTTCCTCTTCTCCGGCAACGGCTTCCTCTCCAGCACCTTCCTTAAGCCTGTCTGGAACTTTATAGAGTCGGACAAGTGTAAGAAGAACATCGACTTGACTACTCAAGTCGTCGCCGAGCTTAAAGGTTTGAACTTGCTGCGTAACGACGCGAGAGCTCTCTGTATTGGCCGGAGATCGGTTTCAGCTCTTCTCGCTATGAACCTACAAGGGATCTCCGATGCTCGCGTGAGCCACGCGCCGCCTGTTTTTGCTTTCAAGCACAGGAAGTTCACTAGTGAGCTACGTTATGATGATGCTTCTTTCGGGTTTGTCTTTTCTATGGATCTTGAGACGGTTTCTGTCCCTGCTTCACTTGTTTACGAAATCGAGCGTGTGCTTAAGCCCGGTGGAACCGGAGCTATGCTTGTTGGGTCTGACTCTAACGGGTTGGTTAGATCCGTCTCGCCTgtttcttctctgctcaagAACTCGAGTGTTGTTCATGTTGCTTCCTTAGGTGAGCAGGTTTTGATTGTGTTCAGGAGACATGGTGAAGATAGTTTCGGTTTGGATCAgtctcatcatcatcaccttcCGGGTGATTGCTCGTCTGTGCTTAATAGCAGACCCTACATTGGGTTATTAGAGCCTCTTCTCGAGGAGAAACGTTCTGATTTTGAGAGAAGGATCCATTACTTGCCTGAGTTTATTGACGTCTCTTCTAGGAAGAGGCTGGTTTATATTGATATTGGAGCAGCGGATCATCTCACACCGAGGTCGGATTGGTTCTTCCCGTCATACCCTATCGACAAGAAAGCTTTTAACAGCTACTTTGTGCATCACAACACATCTATATTGACTTCTTATGTCAAAAGTCCTGGTGTAACCTTCATCTACCATCCGGGACTCGCGGGAACAGTGGCTAGTcgtggagaggaagaagaagaaccttTTGTAGAAGATGACAGCTTTGATTTTCTAGCATGGTTCAAGGAAACAGCAAGCTTTGCTGATTTCTTGGTTCTGAAGATGAACACAAGCGAAGCCGAGCTGAAGTTTCTCTCAGAGCTGATAAAGACAGGTGCGATATGTTCAGTTGATGAGCTGTTTCTTCACTGCAATGGGTACGGAGACTGCAACAGTGTTATAAAGAGCCTCAGAAGCAGTGGCGTCTTTGTTCATCAGTGGTGGGAAGACTAA
- the LOC103863412 gene encoding LOW QUALITY PROTEIN: 60S ribosomal protein L12-2 (The sequence of the model RefSeq protein was modified relative to this genomic sequence to represent the inferred CDS: inserted 1 base in 1 codon; substituted 1 base at 1 genomic stop codon) — protein MPPKLDPSQIVDVYVRVTGGEVGAASSLAPKIGPLGLAPKKIGEDIAKETAKEXKGLRVTVKLTVQNRQAKVTVVPSAAALVIKALKSRRETGRRXENIKHNGNISFDDVIEIARIMRPRSIAKELSGTVREILGTCVSVGCTVDGKDPKDLQQEIQEGEIEIPEN, from the exons ATGCCGCCCAAGTTGGACCCGAGCCAGATCGTCGACGTCTACGTCCGCGTGACCGGAGGAGAAGTCGGAGCCGCCAGTTCCCTCGCCCCCAAGATCGGTCCCCTCGGTCTCGCCCCAAAGAAGATCGGAGAAGACATCGCCAAGGAGACAGCCAAAG TGAAAGGACTCCGCGTCACCGTCAAGCTCACCGTTCAGAACCGTCAGGCGAAAGTCACGGTGGTTCCGTCCGCCGCTGCTCTCGTCATCAAGGCCTTGAAGAGCCGGAGAGAGACAGGAAGAAGGTGAGAGAACATCAAGCACAATGGCAACATTTCGTTTGATGACGTGATCGAGATCGCTAGGATCATGAGGCCTAGGTCGATTGCGAAGGAGCTGAGCGGGACTGTGAGGGAGATTCTGGGGACGTGTGTCTCTGTTGGGTGCACTGTTGATGGGAAGGACCCCAAGGATCTTCAGCAGGAGATTCAAGAGGGTGAGATTGAGATCCCTGAGAACTAA
- the LOC103863431 gene encoding dystrophia myotonica WD repeat-containing protein isoform X2, with product MMNTSNGMVSAPPSSSSPAANPQSPGIKTYFKTPEGKYKLHYEKTHSSSLLHYAHGKTVTQVTLAQLKERAAPSTPTGTSSGYSASSGFRSATARLLGTGNGNRALSFVGGNGSGKNASTSSRISGSFAASNSGTSLTNTNFDGKGTYLVFNVGDAIFICDLNSQDKDPVKSIHFSNSNPMCHAFDPDAKDGHDLLIGLNSGDVYTVSLRQQLQDVSKKLVGALHYNKDGSVNNSRCTSIAWVPGGDGAFVVAHADGNLYVYEKNKDSATDSTFPAIRDPTQFSVDKAKNSKSNPVARWHICQGSINSIAFSNDGSHLATVGRDGYLRIFDFSTQKLICGGKSYYGALLCCSWSMDGKYILTGGEDDLVQVWSMDDRKVVAWGEGHNSWVSGVAFDSYWSSPNTDGSGEHIMYRFGSVGQDTQILLWDLEMDEIVVPLRRPPGGSPTYSTGSQSAHWDNVIPVGTLQPAPCKRDVPKLSPVIAHRVHTEPLSGLMFTQESVVTACREGHLKIWTRPSASETQANSSEANPAISLLSTSFPKDNKGSLSSKIGGSSLKS from the exons atgatgAACACTTCTAACGGAATGGTATCAGCGC CAccttcctcctcttcacctGCCGCGAATCCTCAGTCGCCGGGGATTAAGACTTATTTCAAGACGCCTGAAGGCAAGTACAAGCTCCACTACGAGAAGACTCATTCTTCCAGCCTCCTTCACTACGCTCATGGCAAAACCGTTACTCAG GTAACTCTAGCTCAGCTTAAGGAAAGAGCGGCTCCTTCCACTCCGACCGGTACTTCGTCGGGTTACAGTGCCAGTAGCGGGTTCCGTTCAGCAACAGCGAGATTGCTAGGCACTGGAAATGGAAACCGTGCGCTTAGTTTTGTTGGAGGTAATGGAAGTGGCAAAAATGCGAGTACTAGTTCAAGGATTAGTGGGTCCTTTGCTGCTTCTAATTCTGGCACGTCGTTGACGAATACTAACTTTGATGGGAAAGGAACTTACTTGGTCTTCAATGTGGGTGATGCTATTTTTATCTGTGACTTGAACTCACAAGACAAG GATCCAGTAAAGTCTATTCATTTCAGCAATTCAAACCCTATGTGCCATGCTTTTGATCCGGATGCTAAGGATGGACATGATTTACTTATTGGGCTCAATTCTGGGGATG TGTACACTGTATCGCTGAGACAGCAGTTACAGGATGTCTCTAAGAAGCTAGTTGGAGCCCTGCATTATAATAAGGACGGCTCTGTAAATAACAG TCGTTGTACAAGTATTGCTTGGGTGCCTGGAGGCGATGGAGCATTTGTCGTTGCTCATGCCGATGGCAATTTGTACGTGTATGAGAAG AACAAAGATAGTGCCACTGACTCGACATTTCCTGCTATAAGAGATCCTACACAATTTTCAGTTGACAAAGCAAAAAATAGCAAG AGTAATCCTGTTGCGAGATGGCATATCTGTCAAGGTTCAATCAACAGCATTGCATTCTCAAATGATGGTTCACACTTGGCTACTGTTGGAAGAGATG GTTATCTTCGCATTTTTGACTTCTCAACGCAGAAGCTAATATGTGGTGGAAAAAGTTATTACGGTGCTCTGCTGTGCTGTTCGTGGAG TATGGATGGAAAGTACATTTTGACCGGAGGTGAAGATGACTTGGTTCAAGTGTGGAGTATGGATGATCGGAAGGTCGTGGCGTGGGGTGAGGGGCATAACTCGTGG GTGAGTGGAGTAGCGTTTGATTCCTATTGGTCGTCACCAAATACGGATGGGTCAGGAGAGCATATCATGTACCGGTTTGGATCAGTTGGTCAG GACACACAGATACTTCTCTGGGACCTGGAAATGGACGAGATCGTGGTACCACTTAGGCGACCTCCAGGAGGATCTCCCACTTACAGCACGGGAAGCCAATCGGCTCACTGGGACAATGTCATACCAGTGGGAACTCTTCAACCCGCTCCTTGCAAGCGTGATGTTCCAAAGCTCTCACCGGTCATAGCTCACCGTGTTCACACCGAGCCCCTCTCCGGCTTGATGTTCACACAAGAATCTGTGGTAACGGCTTGCCGAGAAGGGCATTTAAAGATCTGGACAAGGCCTAGTGCCTCAGAAACCCAAGCCAACAGCTCAGAAGCAAATCCTGCAATATCTCTCTTGAGCACAAGCTTCCccaaagacaacaaaggttcactGAGCAGCAAGATCGGTGGTTCTAGTTTAAAGTCATAA
- the LOC103863431 gene encoding dystrophia myotonica WD repeat-containing protein isoform X1: MMNTSNGMVSAPPSSSSPAANPQSPGIKTYFKTPEGKYKLHYEKTHSSSLLHYAHGKTVTQVTLAQLKERAAPSTPTGTSSGYSASSGFRSATARLLGTGNGNRALSFVGGNGSGKNASTSSRISGSFAASNSGTSLTNTNFDGKGTYLVFNVGDAIFICDLNSQDKDPVKSIHFSNSNPMCHAFDPDAKDGHDLLIGLNSGDVYTVSLRQQLQDVSKKLVGALHYNKDGSVNNSRCTSIAWVPGGDGAFVVAHADGNLYVYEKNKDSATDSTFPAIRDPTQFSVDKAKNSKSNPVARWHICQGSINSIAFSNDGSHLATVGRDGYLRIFDFSTQKLICGGKSYYGALLCCSWSMDGKYILTGGEDDLVQVWSMDDRKVVAWGEGHNSWVSGVAFDSYWSSPNTDGSGEHIMYRFGSVGQDTQILLWDLEMDEIVVPLRRPPGGSPTYSTGSQSAHWDNVIPVGTLQPAPCKRDVPKLSPVIAHRVHTEPLSGLMFTQESVVTACREGHLKIWTRPSASETQANSSEANPAISLLSTSFPKDNKGSLSSKIGGSSLKS; the protein is encoded by the exons atgatgAACACTTCTAACGGAATGGTATCAGCGC CAccttcctcctcttcacctGCCGCGAATCCTCAGTCGCCGGGGATTAAGACTTATTTCAAGACGCCTGAAGGCAAGTACAAGCTCCACTACGAGAAGACTCATTCTTCCAGCCTCCTTCACTACGCTCATGGCAAAACCGTTACTCAG GTAACTCTAGCTCAGCTTAAGGAAAGAGCGGCTCCTTCCACTCCGACCGGTACTTCGTCGGGTTACAGTGCCAGTAGCGGGTTCCGTTCAGCAACAGCGAGATTGCTAGGCACTGGAAATGGAAACCGTGCGCTTAGTTTTGTTGGAGGTAATGGAAGTGGCAAAAATGCGAGTACTAGTTCAAGGATTAGTGGGTCCTTTGCTGCTTCTAATTCTGGCACGTCGTTGACGAATACTAACTTTGATGGGAAAGGAACTTACTTGGTCTTCAATGTGGGTGATGCTATTTTTATCTGTGACTTGAACTCACAAGACAAG GATCCAGTAAAGTCTATTCATTTCAGCAATTCAAACCCTATGTGCCATGCTTTTGATCCGGATGCTAAGGATGGACATGATTTACTTATTGGGCTCAATTCTGGGGATG TGTACACTGTATCGCTGAGACAGCAGTTACAGGATGTCTCTAAGAAGCTAGTTGGAGCCCTGCATTATAATAAGGACGGCTCTGTAAATAACAG TCGTTGTACAAGTATTGCTTGGGTGCCTGGAGGCGATGGAGCATTTGTCGTTGCTCATGCCGATGGCAATTTGTACGTGTATGAGAAG AACAAAGATAGTGCCACTGACTCGACATTTCCTGCTATAAGAGATCCTACACAATTTTCAGTTGACAAAGCAAAAAATAGCAAG AGTAATCCTGTTGCGAGATGGCATATCTGTCAAGGTTCAATCAACAGCATTGCATTCTCAAATGATGGTTCACACTTGGCTACTGTTGGAAGAGATG GTTATCTTCGCATTTTTGACTTCTCAACGCAGAAGCTAATATGTGGTGGAAAAAGTTATTACGGTGCTCTGCTGTGCTGTTCGTGGAG TATGGATGGAAAGTACATTTTGACCGGAGGTGAAGATGACTTGGTTCAAGTGTGGAGTATGGATGATCGGAAGGTCGTGGCGTGGGGTGAGGGGCATAACTCGTGGGTaag TGGAGTAGCGTTTGATTCCTATTGGTCGTCACCAAATACGGATGGGTCAGGAGAGCATATCATGTACCGGTTTGGATCAGTTGGTCAG GACACACAGATACTTCTCTGGGACCTGGAAATGGACGAGATCGTGGTACCACTTAGGCGACCTCCAGGAGGATCTCCCACTTACAGCACGGGAAGCCAATCGGCTCACTGGGACAATGTCATACCAGTGGGAACTCTTCAACCCGCTCCTTGCAAGCGTGATGTTCCAAAGCTCTCACCGGTCATAGCTCACCGTGTTCACACCGAGCCCCTCTCCGGCTTGATGTTCACACAAGAATCTGTGGTAACGGCTTGCCGAGAAGGGCATTTAAAGATCTGGACAAGGCCTAGTGCCTCAGAAACCCAAGCCAACAGCTCAGAAGCAAATCCTGCAATATCTCTCTTGAGCACAAGCTTCCccaaagacaacaaaggttcactGAGCAGCAAGATCGGTGGTTCTAGTTTAAAGTCATAA